In the genome of Pseudomonas sp. P5_109, one region contains:
- a CDS encoding fused MFS/spermidine synthase produces the protein MTSRVASKSSAIPAPHVASPALLIPALLLFVSGAAALVYQVLWIKQLSLVVGVEVYAITTGISAFFAGLALGGLLFGRCADREAQPVLLYAGLEVLVAVLGVAATFAMSQAASPFAWLEEHAGLLAWVLPFALVGIPALLMGGTLPVLVRSLASDPQHLGKAGGQLYAANTAGAIAGTLLAAFLLIATLGVRGSALAAAMLNLLAAAGALWFQRQRVAPVDAPAKHHSEKAPDRLALWLYSIAGGVALGYEVVWSQSIVQFMSTRTYAFAVVLATYLTGLFLGSMLLARRVDRLRDPWGVFGLLIAGAGMVALLEIALLGRWLVLAQSLAESWVLALGGSELAGMSTRFAVAALSIVFVPTLLLGAAFPLALRLSVGGEQVGRNVGEVVAFNTLGGIVGVMLCGFVLIPMLGLVRTLGLLAMIAATIAYLAVRKGHGVKKGRRQAVVAIGLVSLALALFTPVNKLASLLPGARNGTLTFYEEGRGGTVAVVTQGRGERAFQRLYIQGVSNTGDAMPSLRYMRIQALLPLLIHNGEPRSALVIGFGTGITAGALTRYPGLEHRVVAELLPSVVKAAPLFKGNFNAATDPGVDVRLRDGRQELLRNPQRYDLITLEPPPPSAAGVVNLYSRDFYQLAASRLQKQGLVAQWLPLPTQNIDDSRSLVQSFLDVFPYATLWTSEFHEMLLVGSMEPIELDAAKINARFQQDNVRNALQDVGVGSAAALLATWVTDRAGLERFAADAQPVTDDQPRIEYAPWVRSKEISRVLPALLDLHQPPVLLNADVGFTERMNVHQQRLMQFYRASLHAYDGDRDAWGRDIREVMRGDAGNPYYRWFVGE, from the coding sequence ATGACCTCACGTGTCGCCAGCAAGTCGTCGGCCATACCTGCCCCCCATGTCGCCTCCCCGGCGCTGTTGATCCCCGCCTTGTTGCTGTTCGTCTCCGGTGCCGCGGCGCTGGTGTATCAGGTGCTGTGGATCAAGCAACTGTCGCTGGTGGTGGGCGTCGAGGTCTATGCCATCACCACCGGGATCAGTGCGTTCTTCGCCGGGCTGGCCCTGGGCGGCTTGCTGTTCGGGCGCTGTGCTGACCGGGAGGCGCAACCGGTGCTGTTGTACGCCGGGCTGGAAGTGTTGGTGGCCGTGCTCGGCGTCGCTGCGACCTTCGCCATGAGCCAGGCGGCCAGCCCGTTTGCCTGGCTGGAAGAACATGCAGGCCTGCTGGCCTGGGTACTGCCCTTCGCGCTAGTGGGCATTCCCGCGCTGTTGATGGGCGGTACGTTGCCGGTGCTGGTTCGTTCATTGGCCAGCGACCCACAGCACCTGGGCAAGGCCGGCGGACAGCTTTATGCGGCGAACACTGCCGGGGCCATCGCCGGCACCCTGCTCGCCGCGTTCCTGCTGATTGCCACCCTCGGTGTGCGCGGCAGCGCGCTGGCCGCCGCCATGCTCAATCTGCTGGCCGCTGCGGGGGCCTTGTGGTTCCAGCGCCAGCGCGTGGCCCCCGTCGATGCCCCGGCGAAACATCACAGCGAAAAAGCCCCCGACCGCCTGGCCCTGTGGCTGTATTCCATCGCCGGCGGCGTGGCACTGGGCTACGAAGTGGTGTGGTCGCAATCGATCGTGCAATTCATGAGCACCCGCACCTATGCCTTCGCCGTGGTGCTGGCGACCTACCTCACCGGGCTGTTCCTGGGCAGCATGCTGCTGGCCCGCCGGGTCGATCGCCTGCGCGATCCCTGGGGTGTGTTCGGCTTGTTGATCGCCGGGGCCGGGATGGTTGCATTGCTGGAAATCGCCTTGCTGGGACGCTGGCTGGTACTCGCCCAGTCCCTGGCCGAATCCTGGGTACTGGCATTGGGCGGCAGTGAACTGGCAGGCATGAGCACACGCTTTGCCGTGGCTGCCTTGAGCATCGTGTTTGTACCGACCCTGCTGCTGGGCGCGGCATTCCCGTTGGCCCTACGCTTGAGCGTCGGCGGCGAACAGGTGGGGCGTAATGTCGGCGAAGTCGTCGCGTTCAATACCCTTGGCGGGATTGTCGGCGTGATGCTCTGCGGCTTTGTCCTGATCCCGATGCTGGGGCTGGTACGGACCCTGGGCCTGCTGGCGATGATTGCCGCCACCATCGCGTACCTCGCCGTGCGCAAGGGCCATGGGGTGAAGAAAGGCCGACGCCAGGCAGTGGTTGCCATCGGTCTGGTGTCGCTGGCACTTGCCCTGTTCACGCCGGTGAACAAGCTCGCCAGCCTGCTGCCGGGGGCGCGCAATGGCACGCTGACGTTCTATGAAGAAGGCCGTGGCGGCACGGTCGCCGTTGTCACCCAGGGCAGGGGCGAAAGAGCCTTCCAGCGCCTGTACATTCAAGGCGTGTCCAATACCGGCGATGCCATGCCGTCCCTGCGCTACATGCGGATTCAGGCGCTGCTGCCCCTGTTGATCCACAACGGTGAGCCGCGCTCGGCACTGGTGATCGGTTTCGGAACCGGCATCACCGCCGGCGCCCTGACCCGCTACCCGGGCCTGGAGCATCGCGTGGTCGCCGAGCTGCTGCCTTCGGTGGTCAAGGCGGCCCCCTTGTTCAAGGGCAATTTCAATGCCGCGACCGATCCGGGTGTCGATGTGCGGCTGCGCGATGGCCGCCAGGAACTGCTGCGCAACCCGCAGCGCTACGACCTGATCACCCTCGAACCGCCACCGCCCTCCGCTGCCGGCGTGGTCAACCTGTATTCCCGGGACTTCTACCAACTGGCTGCCAGTCGTTTGCAGAAACAGGGCCTGGTCGCCCAATGGCTGCCGCTGCCGACGCAGAACATCGACGATTCGCGCTCACTGGTGCAAAGCTTCCTTGATGTGTTCCCTTACGCGACCCTGTGGACCAGCGAGTTCCACGAGATGCTGCTGGTGGGGTCGATGGAGCCGATCGAGCTGGACGCGGCGAAGATCAACGCGCGCTTCCAGCAGGACAACGTACGCAACGCCCTGCAGGATGTGGGCGTTGGTTCGGCCGCAGCGTTGCTCGCCACCTGGGTGACTGACCGCGCGGGGCTGGAGCGCTTCGCCGCCGATGCGCAACCGGTGACTGACGATCAACCGCGCATCGAGTACGCGCCCTGGGTTCGCTCAAAAGAGATCAGCCGTGTGCTCCCGGCCCTGCTGGACCTGCATCAGCCGCCCGTGCTGCTCAATGCCGATGTCGGGTTCACCGAGCGCATGAACGTCCACCAGCAACGCCTGATGCAGTTCTACCGGGCCAGCCTGCATGCGTACGACGGCGACCGTGATGCCTGGGGCAGGGATATTCGCGAGGTGATGCGCGGGGATGCGGGGAATCCGTATTATCGGTGGTTTGTCGGGGAGTGA
- a CDS encoding arylsulfatase: MTRIRKWIPKLALVAASVMAISATAGAAEKPNILVIFGDDIGQTNISAYSMGVVGYKTPNIDRIAKEGMMFTDYYAENSCTAGRSTFITGQSALRTGLSKVGMPGAPVGLQKRDITIAQALKSQGYATGQFGKNHLGDKDEYLPTNHGFDEFFGNLYHLNAEEEPERPYWPKDDPAFVKAYSPRGVIHSFADGKIEDTGPLNTKRMETIDDETTAAAQAFIEKQAKADKPFFVWMNTTRMHLFTHVRESMKGQSGMPGNDYADGMIEHDGDVGKLLKTLDDLKITDNTIVVYTTDNGPNQFSWPDAATTPFRNEKNSNWEGAYRVPAMVRWPGKIKPGEVSNEMFSGMDWFPTLLAAAGDADVKNKLLKGWAPTSGGNNFKVHLDGYNQLPYLTGQAPKGERKEFYYFNDDGVLVSMRFDNWKAVFCEQRAPGGFKVWSEPFVCLRVPKIFNLRMDPYERADVVSDQYYDWQTKNVYLAAVAVEKSATFLQTFIEYPPSQRPASFSIDQIRAAVDAKIAEKMKAQQPAQ, from the coding sequence ATGACTCGCATACGTAAATGGATACCGAAACTCGCCCTGGTGGCAGCGTCGGTCATGGCAATTTCGGCAACTGCCGGGGCTGCCGAAAAACCCAACATTCTCGTGATCTTCGGCGACGATATCGGCCAGACCAACATCAGCGCCTACTCCATGGGTGTGGTCGGCTACAAGACTCCAAACATCGACCGCATCGCCAAAGAAGGCATGATGTTCACCGACTATTACGCGGAGAACAGCTGCACCGCCGGCCGATCGACATTCATCACCGGACAGTCGGCGCTGCGTACCGGGCTGTCGAAAGTCGGGATGCCGGGTGCACCGGTCGGCCTGCAAAAACGCGACATCACCATCGCCCAGGCACTCAAGTCCCAGGGTTACGCCACCGGTCAGTTCGGTAAGAACCACTTGGGCGACAAGGATGAGTACCTGCCGACCAACCATGGTTTCGACGAATTCTTCGGCAACCTCTATCACCTCAACGCCGAAGAAGAACCCGAGCGTCCGTACTGGCCCAAGGACGATCCTGCGTTCGTCAAGGCCTACTCGCCGCGCGGCGTGATTCACAGCTTTGCCGATGGCAAGATTGAAGACACCGGACCGCTGAACACCAAGCGCATGGAAACCATCGACGACGAAACCACCGCCGCCGCGCAAGCGTTCATCGAGAAACAGGCCAAGGCGGACAAACCGTTCTTCGTCTGGATGAACACCACGCGCATGCACCTGTTTACTCACGTGCGCGAGTCGATGAAAGGCCAGAGCGGCATGCCCGGCAACGATTACGCCGATGGCATGATCGAGCACGACGGCGACGTCGGCAAACTGCTGAAAACCCTTGATGACCTGAAAATCACCGACAACACCATCGTCGTCTACACCACCGACAACGGCCCGAACCAGTTCTCCTGGCCGGACGCGGCAACCACGCCGTTCCGTAACGAGAAGAACTCCAACTGGGAAGGTGCCTACCGCGTGCCGGCAATGGTCCGCTGGCCAGGCAAGATCAAGCCGGGTGAAGTGTCCAACGAGATGTTCTCGGGCATGGACTGGTTCCCGACCTTGCTGGCCGCCGCTGGCGATGCCGACGTGAAAAACAAGCTGCTCAAGGGTTGGGCACCGACTTCCGGCGGCAACAACTTCAAGGTGCATCTGGACGGTTACAACCAACTGCCCTACCTGACCGGCCAGGCACCCAAGGGTGAGCGCAAGGAGTTCTACTACTTCAACGATGACGGCGTGCTGGTGTCGATGCGTTTCGACAACTGGAAAGCGGTGTTCTGCGAACAGCGTGCACCGGGCGGCTTCAAGGTCTGGAGCGAACCCTTCGTATGCTTGCGCGTACCGAAGATCTTCAACCTGCGCATGGACCCGTATGAACGTGCCGACGTGGTGTCCGATCAGTATTACGATTGGCAAACCAAGAACGTCTACCTGGCGGCTGTAGCCGTTGAAAAATCGGCGACGTTCCTGCAGACCTTCATCGAGTATCCACCTAGCCAGAGACCGGCCAGCTTCAGCATCGACCAGATCCGTGCTGCGGTAGACGCCAAAATCGCTGAAAAAATGAAAGCGCAACAACCTGCACAGTAA
- a CDS encoding HAD family hydrolase, with the protein MTHSISLRRHRALGFLLTLALSLPLLVQAAEPLPSWNDGPSKKQIIEFVQAVTDQKSKDFVKPEDRIAVFDNDGTLWSEQPMYFELLFALEEVKRTAPQHPEWKTTQPFQAVLENDQKALAATGMEGLLKIVAATHSGMTTEAFEDYAKTWLSQARHPKTGKPYTEMIFQPMLEMLDYLRGQDFKTYIVSGGDTGFMRAFAEKVYGIPPEQVIGTTFVTTFDYKDGKASIMRTPKLAHNDDGPGKPVSIDAVIGRRPILAFGNSDGDLQMLQWTAAGPGKRFMGLVHHTDAKREWAYDRQSQIGRLDKALDEANKRGWTVVDMASEWRRIYPFDAATPEQVQ; encoded by the coding sequence ATGACGCATTCGATATCGCTACGCCGTCATCGCGCACTCGGTTTCCTGCTGACCCTGGCCCTGAGCCTGCCGTTGCTGGTGCAGGCCGCCGAGCCACTGCCCTCGTGGAACGATGGCCCGTCGAAAAAGCAGATCATCGAATTCGTCCAGGCTGTCACCGACCAGAAAAGCAAGGACTTCGTCAAACCCGAGGACCGCATTGCCGTTTTCGATAACGACGGCACCTTGTGGAGCGAGCAGCCGATGTACTTCGAACTGCTGTTCGCCCTCGAGGAAGTCAAGCGCACCGCGCCGCAGCACCCTGAATGGAAAACCACCCAACCGTTCCAGGCAGTGCTGGAAAACGATCAAAAGGCCCTGGCCGCCACCGGCATGGAAGGCCTGCTGAAAATCGTCGCTGCCACCCACTCCGGCATGACCACCGAAGCCTTCGAGGACTACGCCAAGACCTGGCTGAGCCAGGCCCGCCATCCGAAAACCGGCAAGCCGTACACCGAGATGATCTTCCAGCCGATGCTGGAGATGCTCGACTACCTGCGCGGCCAGGACTTCAAGACCTACATCGTTTCCGGCGGCGACACCGGCTTCATGCGCGCATTCGCCGAGAAGGTCTACGGCATTCCACCCGAGCAGGTCATCGGCACCACATTCGTCACAACGTTTGACTACAAGGATGGCAAGGCCTCGATCATGCGCACGCCAAAACTGGCGCACAACGACGATGGCCCGGGTAAACCGGTCAGCATCGACGCGGTGATCGGTCGGCGGCCCATCCTCGCCTTCGGCAACTCCGACGGCGACCTGCAAATGCTCCAGTGGACCGCCGCCGGTCCCGGCAAACGCTTCATGGGCCTGGTGCATCACACCGACGCCAAACGCGAATGGGCCTATGACCGGCAGTCGCAGATCGGTCGCCTGGACAAAGCCCTGGACGAAGCAAACAAACGTGGCTGGACGGTCGTCGACATGGCGTCCGAATGGCGTCGGATCTACCCGTTCGATGCCGCCACACCCGAGCAAGTGCAATAA